The Lysobacter sp. HDW10 genome window below encodes:
- the ahpF gene encoding alkyl hydroperoxide reductase subunit F, with protein sequence MLDPALKQQLTAYLERVQSPISLLASLDNSESSAEMKALLEDIASLSDKVQFREESHTRTPSFAIRRDGAEQEVRFSAIPLGHEFTSLVLALLQVGGHPPKVEEALAEQVRALDGDYKFETFMSLHCQSCPDTVQALNTMSVLNPRIRHEAIDGALFQEEVTAREILSVPTVYLNGEPFDAGRLSIEQILGKLDSGAAERAAEALNDVAPFEVLVVGGGPAGAAAAIYAARKGIRTGVVAERFGGQVLDTMSIENFPSVEYTEGPKLGASLEAHVRSYGVEMINGQRAAELIPAGSANDLIGVRLESGATLRAKSVILATGARWRQTGVPGENDLRNKGVTYCPHCDGPLFKGKRVAVIGGGNSGIEAAIDLAGVVDHVTVLEFDGALRADDVLQKKLASLPNTAVHLNAQTTEMVAKNGKLGGLQFKDRITGEDRSVDVEGCFVQIGLLPNTEWLKGSVDLSPRGEIVKDARGATSVPGVFAAGDATTEPFKQIVVAMGSGSTAALSAFDYLIRSSAAAQ encoded by the coding sequence ATGTTGGATCCCGCACTCAAACAACAACTCACCGCCTATTTGGAACGCGTTCAATCGCCGATTTCGTTGTTGGCGTCGTTGGATAACAGCGAATCGTCCGCCGAGATGAAGGCTTTGCTTGAGGACATCGCAAGCTTGTCCGACAAGGTGCAATTCCGCGAAGAATCACATACACGCACGCCCTCGTTTGCGATTCGTCGCGATGGTGCGGAACAGGAAGTGCGCTTCTCCGCCATTCCTTTGGGCCATGAGTTCACCTCCTTGGTGTTGGCCTTGCTGCAAGTGGGTGGACACCCGCCGAAGGTGGAAGAAGCACTCGCCGAGCAAGTGCGTGCATTGGACGGCGACTACAAATTCGAAACCTTCATGTCGCTGCATTGCCAGAGCTGCCCGGACACGGTGCAGGCGCTGAACACGATGAGCGTGTTGAACCCGCGCATTCGTCACGAAGCGATTGACGGCGCTTTGTTCCAAGAAGAAGTGACCGCACGCGAAATCCTGTCGGTGCCCACCGTGTATCTCAACGGCGAACCCTTTGACGCAGGCCGTCTGAGCATTGAGCAAATCTTGGGCAAACTCGATTCGGGTGCAGCAGAACGCGCCGCCGAAGCGCTGAACGACGTCGCGCCATTTGAAGTGTTGGTTGTCGGCGGTGGCCCAGCCGGTGCTGCAGCCGCCATTTATGCCGCGCGCAAAGGCATTCGGACGGGTGTCGTGGCAGAGCGCTTTGGTGGCCAAGTCTTAGACACGATGTCGATCGAGAACTTCCCTTCTGTGGAATACACCGAAGGCCCGAAGTTGGGTGCGTCATTGGAAGCGCATGTGCGCAGCTATGGCGTTGAAATGATCAATGGACAACGCGCGGCAGAACTGATTCCGGCCGGCAGCGCCAATGATTTGATTGGCGTCCGTTTGGAAAGCGGTGCGACCTTGCGTGCAAAGAGCGTCATTCTGGCAACGGGTGCGCGTTGGCGCCAAACCGGCGTGCCGGGCGAAAACGATCTGCGTAACAAGGGCGTGACCTATTGCCCGCACTGTGACGGCCCGCTCTTCAAGGGTAAGCGCGTTGCAGTCATTGGCGGTGGCAACTCAGGGATTGAAGCCGCGATCGACTTAGCCGGTGTCGTGGATCACGTCACGGTGCTCGAGTTCGATGGCGCCTTGCGTGCAGATGACGTGCTACAAAAGAAACTCGCCAGCTTGCCGAACACTGCAGTACATTTGAATGCGCAAACCACCGAAATGGTTGCAAAGAACGGCAAGCTCGGTGGCTTGCAGTTCAAGGATCGCATCACTGGCGAAGATCGTTCGGTTGATGTCGAAGGCTGCTTCGTGCAAATCGGTTTGTTACCGAACACGGAATGGTTGAAAGGCAGCGTTGATTTGAGCCCGCGCGGTGAAATCGTCAAGGATGCGCGCGGTGCCACGTCGGTGCCAGGCGTGTTCGCCGCTGGCGACGCAACGACCGAGCCGTTTAAACAGATCGTGGTTGCCATGGGTTCGGGTTCAACGGCAGCGTTGTCTGCTTTTGACTACTTGATTCGTAGTTCCGCCGCAGCACAGTGA
- the ahpC gene encoding alkyl hydroperoxide reductase subunit C, which translates to MSLINTEVKPFSAQAYKNGQFITVTDADLKGKWSVLIFMPAAFTFNCPTEIEDAADHYAEFQKAGAEVYIVTTDTHFSHKVWHETSPAVGKAQFAMVGDPTHQLTRAFDVHIDEEGLALRGTFIINPEGVIKTLEIHDNAIARDVTETIRKLKAAQYVASHTGEVCPAKWKEGEKTITPSLDLVGKI; encoded by the coding sequence ATGTCTTTGATCAACACCGAAGTTAAGCCGTTTTCCGCTCAGGCTTACAAGAATGGCCAATTCATCACCGTGACCGATGCCGACCTTAAAGGCAAGTGGTCCGTTTTGATCTTCATGCCGGCCGCCTTCACCTTTAACTGCCCGACCGAAATCGAAGACGCGGCAGACCATTACGCAGAATTCCAAAAGGCTGGCGCCGAAGTGTATATCGTCACCACCGACACGCATTTCTCGCACAAGGTGTGGCACGAAACCTCGCCTGCCGTCGGCAAAGCGCAGTTCGCCATGGTGGGCGATCCGACCCATCAACTGACCCGCGCGTTCGACGTGCATATTGATGAAGAAGGTCTGGCTTTGCGCGGCACCTTCATCATCAACCCGGAAGGCGTCATCAAGACCCTCGAAATCCACGACAACGCCATTGCGCGCGACGTCACCGAAACCATTCGCAAGCTGAAGGCCGCGCAATACGTTGCAAGCCACACCGGCGAAGTGTGCCCGGCGAAGTGGAAAGAAGGCGAAAAGACCATCACCCCGTCGCTGGACTTGGTCGGCAAGATCTAA
- the prmC gene encoding peptide chain release factor N(5)-glutamine methyltransferase codes for MSHSQARSINETLREAAGRIQKEDATALMRWVLDVRDTWLFLHGNEPMPLDAAERFAAAVQTRAAGTPLAYIEGSRGFWSMELEVSPATLIPRVETELLVEAALAAVPSEGQVDVLDLGTGSGAIALAIAKERRNAQVVAIDQCAGALEVAARNASRHALTNVRFLKGDWYAPVAGQQFHCIVSNPPYIREDDAHLKQGDLRFEPMGALASGEDGLTDIRTLVQGAMRHLMRGGFFAIEHGYDQGEAVRHCFENAGFVEVRTLKDLESRDRVTQGFKPTH; via the coding sequence GTGTCGCATTCACAGGCTAGATCCATCAATGAAACATTGCGTGAAGCCGCAGGGCGCATTCAAAAAGAGGATGCGACCGCGCTCATGCGCTGGGTGTTGGACGTGCGGGACACCTGGTTGTTCTTGCATGGCAACGAGCCGATGCCGTTAGACGCTGCGGAGCGATTCGCAGCGGCGGTTCAAACGCGCGCAGCCGGCACACCGCTTGCGTACATCGAAGGCAGCCGCGGGTTTTGGTCGATGGAACTCGAGGTCTCGCCCGCCACGCTGATCCCGCGCGTCGAAACCGAGCTGCTGGTCGAAGCAGCACTCGCGGCGGTGCCGTCTGAAGGGCAGGTCGACGTATTGGACCTGGGCACGGGTAGCGGCGCGATTGCATTGGCGATCGCAAAAGAGCGCCGAAACGCCCAGGTCGTTGCCATCGATCAATGTGCAGGAGCACTTGAAGTGGCCGCCCGTAACGCGTCACGCCATGCGCTTACCAATGTCCGATTCCTGAAGGGCGACTGGTACGCGCCAGTGGCAGGGCAGCAGTTTCATTGCATTGTTTCCAATCCGCCATACATTCGCGAAGACGATGCGCACCTTAAACAAGGCGATTTGAGATTCGAGCCGATGGGCGCGCTTGCGTCCGGCGAAGATGGATTGACTGACATTCGCACACTCGTTCAAGGGGCGATGCGCCATTTGATGCGTGGCGGTTTTTTCGCCATCGAGCACGGCTACGATCAAGGCGAAGCTGTTCGACACTGCTTTGAAAACGCAGGATTCGTCGAGGTGCGCACACTGAAAGATCTCGAATCACGCGATCGCGTCACGCAAGGATTTAAGCCGACGCATTGA
- the pip gene encoding prolyl aminopeptidase, with the protein MRDLYPDIEPFEHGMLKVAGGHEIYWEQCGNPQGKPVVMLHGGPGAGCGTAMRRFHDPSKYRIVLFDQRGAGRSVPHANLDSNTTWDLVSDIEQIREMLGIEKWQVFGGSWGSTLALAYAETHPERVTELVLRGIFMLRRWELEWFYQEGASRLFPDHWQPYRDHIPESERGDMMTAYHKRLTSADEATRLAAAQAWSIWEGGTSYLRVPADYNTSHSDPHFALSFARIENHYFMNKGFFEVDDQLLRDAHKIAHIPGVIVHGRYDVVCPVQNAWDLIKVWPSATLKISPLSGHSAFEAENASALIEATDAFANV; encoded by the coding sequence ATGCGCGATTTGTACCCGGATATCGAACCGTTCGAGCACGGCATGCTCAAAGTGGCTGGCGGCCATGAAATCTATTGGGAACAGTGCGGTAATCCGCAAGGCAAGCCCGTCGTCATGTTGCACGGTGGGCCGGGCGCAGGCTGTGGTACGGCGATGCGACGTTTTCATGACCCTTCGAAATATCGCATTGTGTTGTTCGATCAACGCGGCGCGGGTCGCAGTGTGCCGCACGCAAATCTAGACAGCAACACAACCTGGGATTTGGTCTCTGACATCGAACAAATTCGCGAGATGCTGGGCATTGAAAAATGGCAGGTGTTCGGTGGTTCGTGGGGTTCGACCTTGGCATTGGCCTATGCAGAAACCCATCCCGAACGCGTAACCGAACTCGTGCTACGCGGCATCTTCATGTTGCGTCGTTGGGAGTTGGAGTGGTTTTATCAAGAAGGTGCTTCGCGTCTTTTCCCAGACCATTGGCAACCCTACCGCGATCACATCCCGGAAAGCGAACGTGGCGACATGATGACGGCTTATCACAAGCGTCTCACCAGTGCGGATGAAGCCACGCGTCTGGCCGCAGCGCAGGCATGGAGCATTTGGGAAGGTGGCACGAGCTACCTGCGCGTCCCCGCCGACTACAACACCTCGCATAGTGATCCGCATTTCGCGCTGTCTTTTGCGCGCATCGAGAATCACTACTTCATGAACAAGGGCTTCTTTGAAGTTGATGATCAGCTGCTGCGCGATGCGCACAAAATCGCGCATATTCCGGGCGTAATCGTGCATGGCCGATACGACGTGGTCTGTCCCGTGCAAAACGCCTGGGATTTGATCAAAGTGTGGCCGTCCGCAACGCTCAAGATTTCTCCCTTGTCAGGCCACTCGGCATTCGAAGCAGAAAACGCGTCTGCGCTGATTGAAGCCACCGACGCATTTGCAAACGTATAA
- a CDS encoding NAD(P)/FAD-dependent oxidoreductase — protein MSTAAGAAFDLIVLGGGAAGLMSALTAGRLGLRVLVLEHAERCGKKILMSGGGRCNFTNTGTTPAQFLSQNPHFCKSALARFKPSDFIDMVDAHKIAWHEKELGQLFCDVSSKQIVAMLLDECAQAKVEIRTGCTIESVAHSDNAFGIETSIGKYRAERLIVATGGLSIPRMGATGIGYRIAESFGHTVLPTRAGLVPLTLSGKPLEQLTDLAGVSLPVDIQCGKQSFSNALLITHRGLSGPAVLQISSYWREGMPLVANLLPDTDVSELLAQWRADRPDAHIQTLLSEVIPKRFAQRLCDVWIGNAPIKQMHAKQLTEAAQCLRAWPITASGTEGYRTAEVTLGGVDTKELSSATMMSKHVPGLYFVGEVVDVTGWLGGYNFQWAWASGHAAGSAAALPL, from the coding sequence ATGTCTACGGCCGCAGGCGCTGCATTTGATTTGATTGTCTTAGGCGGTGGCGCCGCAGGCTTGATGAGCGCCCTCACCGCAGGACGACTCGGCCTGCGCGTCTTAGTGCTTGAACACGCCGAACGATGTGGCAAGAAAATTTTGATGTCGGGCGGTGGGCGATGCAACTTCACCAATACCGGCACCACACCCGCGCAGTTTCTCTCGCAAAATCCGCACTTTTGTAAATCGGCGTTGGCGCGCTTCAAGCCATCTGACTTTATCGACATGGTGGATGCGCACAAGATCGCTTGGCACGAGAAAGAGCTCGGTCAGCTGTTTTGCGATGTGTCGTCCAAACAGATCGTCGCGATGTTGTTGGACGAATGCGCGCAAGCGAAGGTTGAGATCCGCACCGGTTGCACGATCGAATCGGTGGCGCATAGCGACAATGCGTTCGGCATCGAGACCTCTATCGGCAAATACCGCGCTGAGCGCTTGATTGTGGCCACGGGCGGACTATCGATTCCGCGCATGGGTGCCACCGGCATTGGCTATCGCATTGCAGAAAGCTTCGGACATACTGTGTTGCCCACGCGCGCCGGCCTGGTGCCGTTGACGCTGTCTGGAAAGCCGTTGGAGCAGCTGACGGATTTGGCCGGCGTGTCGTTGCCAGTGGATATACAGTGCGGCAAGCAGTCTTTCAGCAATGCACTACTGATCACACATCGCGGCTTAAGTGGCCCTGCAGTGTTGCAAATCAGTTCGTACTGGCGCGAAGGCATGCCACTCGTCGCCAACTTACTCCCTGATACCGACGTGTCTGAATTGCTCGCGCAGTGGCGTGCGGATCGACCCGACGCGCATATCCAAACCTTGTTATCCGAAGTCATTCCGAAGCGTTTCGCGCAACGCCTGTGTGACGTGTGGATTGGCAATGCGCCCATCAAACAGATGCACGCCAAGCAATTGACCGAAGCCGCGCAATGCTTACGTGCATGGCCAATTACGGCGAGCGGCACGGAAGGCTATCGCACCGCGGAAGTCACATTGGGCGGCGTAGATACAAAAGAACTCTCATCCGCCACCATGATGTCGAAGCACGTGCCCGGTCTGTACTTCGTGGGCGAAGTGGTCGACGTGACCGGCTGGCTTGGCGGCTACAACTTCCAGTGGGCGTGGGCGTCGGGACATGCAGCCGGGTCTGCGGCTGCACTGCCCCTCTGA
- a CDS encoding NUDIX hydrolase, whose amino-acid sequence MSTHEHEVSELLYEGKWLRLVKRGQWESCERVHGEGMAVLIMAVTPNDDVLFVEQYRVPLGRRTIEMPAGLVGDEHAHDTLEAAAIRELEEETGWRPGKVDVLLIGPTSSGMSNERIAFVRATHLVKVGEGGGVADENIKVHHVPRSEAPSWLMQKHAQGFELDLKLWAGLWMIEHNPDGSLAAHETDADTPAHR is encoded by the coding sequence ATGTCGACGCACGAACACGAGGTGAGCGAACTGCTCTATGAGGGAAAGTGGCTCCGTTTAGTCAAACGCGGTCAATGGGAGTCGTGCGAACGCGTGCATGGCGAAGGCATGGCCGTTTTGATCATGGCGGTGACGCCCAATGACGATGTCTTGTTCGTCGAACAGTATCGCGTCCCTCTGGGTCGACGCACGATTGAAATGCCGGCGGGTCTTGTCGGCGATGAACATGCGCACGACACGCTTGAAGCTGCGGCCATTCGCGAGCTTGAAGAAGAGACCGGTTGGCGCCCCGGCAAAGTCGATGTCTTGCTGATCGGCCCGACCAGCTCGGGAATGAGTAACGAGCGCATTGCGTTTGTGCGCGCAACACATTTGGTCAAAGTGGGCGAAGGCGGCGGCGTCGCAGATGAAAACATCAAGGTGCACCATGTGCCACGCAGTGAAGCACCGTCTTGGCTGATGCAGAAACACGCACAGGGCTTTGAACTGGATCTAAAACTGTGGGCCGGTTTGTGGATGATTGAGCACAATCCGGACGGCAGCTTGGCGGCGCATGAGACGGACGCCGACACACCCGCACACCGCTGA
- a CDS encoding 5'-3' exonuclease H3TH domain-containing protein, producing the protein MSAAQRPAVYLVDASMYVFRAWHSMPDAWHDAEGWPLNAVHGYTRFLCELHEREKPTHIVVAFDEALDNCYRNEIYPQYKANRPPAPEELRRQFAVCKAVTAALGWNVASHSEFEADDLIGAAMMLARENGYRGVIVSADKDLSQLLQDDDEQFDFARNTRWTQAGVKAKHGVHAHQIADYLALCGDAVDNIPGIQGIGQKTAAHLISHFETLDALLDRVDEVAHLRLRGAHGIALKLKAQQADARLFQQLTRIATHAPLPHLTSPFARGQADAAHISELCDTLKFGPLTRRRLMAVAGISV; encoded by the coding sequence ATGAGTGCTGCGCAACGCCCGGCCGTTTATTTGGTCGATGCCAGCATGTATGTGTTTCGCGCATGGCATTCCATGCCGGATGCATGGCACGACGCGGAAGGTTGGCCACTCAATGCCGTGCATGGCTACACGCGCTTTCTGTGTGAATTGCATGAGCGCGAGAAACCGACGCACATTGTTGTCGCTTTCGATGAAGCGTTAGATAACTGCTATCGCAATGAAATCTATCCGCAGTACAAGGCGAACCGCCCCCCAGCACCGGAAGAATTGCGTCGTCAGTTCGCCGTATGCAAAGCGGTGACTGCGGCCTTGGGGTGGAACGTCGCATCGCATTCCGAATTCGAAGCCGATGACTTGATCGGCGCAGCGATGATGCTCGCACGTGAAAACGGTTATCGAGGCGTGATCGTCTCTGCTGACAAAGACTTGTCGCAGTTGCTGCAAGATGACGACGAACAATTCGACTTCGCGCGCAACACGCGTTGGACGCAGGCGGGGGTCAAAGCCAAGCACGGAGTGCACGCCCATCAGATTGCTGACTACTTGGCGTTATGTGGCGATGCCGTCGATAACATCCCGGGTATTCAAGGCATCGGGCAAAAAACCGCAGCGCACTTGATTTCGCACTTTGAAACGCTGGATGCCCTGCTCGATCGCGTGGATGAAGTCGCACATTTACGCCTTCGTGGCGCGCATGGCATCGCGCTCAAACTCAAAGCGCAGCAAGCCGATGCGCGGCTGTTTCAACAGCTCACCCGCATCGCCACCCATGCGCCGCTGCCGCATCTCACCTCACCTTTCGCGCGCGGACAGGCAGATGCAGCACACATCTCTGAACTTTGCGATACATTGAAATTCGGCCCTCTGACGCGCAGACGCTTGATGGCGGTCGCGGGTATCAGTGTTTAA